In Luteitalea sp., the genomic window GATCTCGCAGGTGAGATTTTGCGCCTCTGCATCGCGCTCGGTGGGTCCATCACCGGCGAGCACGGCGTCGGCATGGAGAAGCGCCAGTTCCTCGGTGAGATGTATGGTGCCGCGGATCTGGCTTGCATGCAGCGGCTGCGCCATGCTATCGACCCACTGGAGATTGCCAACCGTGGCAAGATGTTCGCCGAATCTGTTGTCGCCGATGATTCTCCATCCCGCCACACCTGACGAAGTCTCCGAAATCGTGCGTGCGCACAGTGCGCTCCGGCCGGTCGNNNNNNNNNNCGCTCTCGACGCCAGACGGCCAGACGGCAAGCGTCGACGTCTCGGCGCTGGCGGGCGTGCTCGAGTACCAGCCGCAGGAATGCACGTTCACCGCGGGTGCTGCCACGCCCGTCTCTGAGATCGAGGCGCTCCTCGCCCAGCATGGACAGTACATGCCGTTCGATCCGCCCTTCGGCAGGCGCGGCGCCACGTTGGGTGGGACGGTTGCGTCCGGCCTCAGTGGGCCGCTCCGCTATCGGTACGGTGGGGTCCGAGACTTTCTGCTCGGCGCGCGCTTTGTCGATGGCGAAGGGCAGATCGTCCGCAGTGGGGGCAAGGTGGTCAAGAACGCCGCCGGCTTCTACTTGCACCATCTCTTGATTGGCACCTGTGGCGTGCTCGGCATCCTGGTCGATCTCACGTTCAAGGTCTTCCCGGGACCGGAGGCATACGGCACGGTTGTGGCCTCCTACTCGACGTTGGCAGATGGCTTGATGGCTCTGGATGGACTTCGCCGCTCCCCGTTCGAGCCGGCGGCCGTCGAGCTCGTTCCATTGGGTGACGGCGGCAGCTCTTTGTACATTCGGCTCGCTGGCGCCGCCGAGGCGCTGCCTGCCCGCGCCGACCAGTTGGAGCGGCAGGTCAAGGGGGCCACAGAGCGATTGCACGGGGTCGTCGAGGAGAGCTTCTGGCGCGATGCCCGCGATCTCTCCTGGGTGGCGGCCGGCGTCGCACTCGTCAAGGTCCCGGTCACGCCCGGATGCATTGCGAGCCTTGATGAGACGCTGGCGAAGCACGACGCCGGGCGACGCTACGGCGCCGGTGGGGACGTTGCATGGATCGGATGGCCAGGCTCGCTGACCACGCTGCATACCGTGCTCGAGGCGTCCCGATTGTCCGGGCTCGTCATCGCGGATCGGACTGACGCGCGAGAGCCGCGAGGTGACGTGCTGCTCGGCATACGGTCGGGCGAGCCGTTCCTCGCGCGGGCGCGCCAAGCGTTGGATCCCAATGGACGCTTCACTGCTCGGCCCGGCCTTGCGCGCGGCACCGACGGACCCGGCGATAACGCTCCGCGGTCAGTCGAGTTGGATGCTGGGTCCTGACTTCGGATAACCTGGTCCGATTGTGCTGCACCGTATCGATGTAAGCCAGCTCGGTCCGCAGGGAGACGCCATGGCGCGCGCCGTGGCCACATGCGTCCACTGCGGGTTTTGTCTTCCAGCGTGCCCGACGTATCGCGTGCTCGGCGAGGAGATGGACTCGCCGCGCGGTCGCATCTTCCTGATGAAAGGCGTCCTCGAGGGCGATGTCGCGCTCAGCGAGGTCGTGCCGCACGTCGATCGCTGTCTGGGGTGCCTGGCCTGCGTGCCCGCCTGCCCATCGGGCGTCGCCTATGGAGACTTGCTGACGCCGTTTCGCGCGCACGTCGAGCCCGAGCGCGCGCGAAGCGTCAACGAGCGGCTTCGCCGGGCGCTCGTCCTGGGGACGCTCCCGTACGCGTGGCGCTTTCGGCAGGCCATGCGGCTGGGCCGGTTTGCTGGTTGGCTGCGCGCGATCGTGCCTCGTGGTCTGCGGCCGATGCTCGACATGGTCCCGGAACGGCTTCCACCCGCACAGCCGCTGCCGTCGATGCATCCAGCGCAGGGCACTCGCCGGGCGAGAGTGGCTCTGCTGGCGGGCTGTGCACAGCAGGTGCTGGCGCCCGAGATCGGGTGGGCGGCACTGCGCGTTCTGGCGCGGGCAGGCGTGGAGGTGGTCGTGCCGCCGAAGCAAGGCTGCTGCGGCGCGCTCGCCATGCACGTGGGAGAGGCGGACCAGGCGCGGCGCCTGGCACGGCGGAACTTGCGTGCGTTTCCGACCGACGTCGACGCGATCATCACCACCGCGGCGGGCTGCGGTTCAGGGATGCACGAGTACAGTCTCTTGTTCAAAGGCCTCGCCGAGGAGAGCGACGCCGAGCGGCTGGCCTCCCAGGTCACCGATGTGACAGTCTTCCTGGAACAGCTTGACCTTGGCGACCTTCCCCCGCTGCCCGCGCCTCTGCGGGTCGCCTATCATGATGCCTGCCATCTCGTGAACGCACAGGGCGTCAGCGCCGCTCCCCGCGCGCTGCTGGGCCGCATCCCCAATCTCACGCTGGTCAAGATGCCGGAGCCCGGTATGTGTTGTGGCTCGGCAGGGACGTACAACATCGACCAACCCGAGATCGCTCATGAGCTTGGTCAGCGCAAGGCAAAGGGGGCTCTCGCGGCGGATGCGCAAGCGGTCGCGACCGGCAATATCGGCTGCGTGATGCAGCTTCGCACGCATCTGGCCGCGCTGGGCGCGCGCCTGCCTGTCTATCACACAATCGAGATCGTGGATCGAGCTCTCACACAGGGGGTCAGGGGTCAGGATTAGTAAGGGCGGGGATCGGGGCAGGCATTCGGCCCAGGGCACGGGGCACGGGGCACGGGGCACGGAGCAAAGGGGAAGGCGAGAGAGGGCATGGTGATCGTGACCGGAGCTGCCGGGTTCATCGGCAGCAACCTTGTCAAGGCGCTGAACGCGCGGGGCGAGACCGACATCATCGCCGTCGATGATCCGGCTCGTGGACCAGCGCCAGTGAACCTGGCGGGCTGTCGGATCAGCGATTATCTCGACAAGGCGGAGTTCGTCGATCGCTTTGTCCGTGGTCGCGTCGCTGGTGTGCGGGTCCTGTTTCACGAAGGCGCATGCTCGGACACGATGGAGACCGACCGGCGCTATGTCATGGACAACAACCTGGGCTATAGTCGCCGGTTGCTCGAGGCATGCACGACTCAACGTATCCCGCTGATCTATGCTTCGTCTGCTGCCGTTTACGGCCGCTCCGACACGTTTGTCGAATCAGTGGAGCACGAGCGTCCGCTCAACCTGTACGGTGAGTCGAAGCACCTGTTCGATCAAGTGATCCGCGACGTATTGCGGGAGGCATCGGGAAGGCCTGCCAGCCAGATCGTCGGGCTGCGCTACTTCAACGTGTACGGACCTCGTGAAGCACACAAGGGCCGGATGGCATCCGTGGCGTTTCACAGCTTCAACCAGTTCCGGGCGGAGGGAAGGGTCAAGCTGTTTGCAGCCTACGGGGGATTCGGTCCTGGCCAACAGATGCGCGATTTCGTCTCGGTCGACGATGTGGTTGCCGTCAATCTGTATTTCCTGGATCGTCCAGGGCTGTCCGGCATCTTCAATGTGGGCACTGGTGTGGCGCGACCGTTCAACGACGTCGCGGCGACGGTGGTGAACGCGCTGCGACGCGCAGAGGGCGATCCGCCCATGTCACTCGACGCACTGGTACGGGATGGGCTGATTGAATACATTTCGTTTCCAGACGGCTTGCGCGGGACGTACCAGTGCTTCACGCAGGCAGACATCGGCAGGCTACGTGCGGCCGGATATACGGCGCCTTTCGCGGACGTCAAGCAGGGCGTAGGACGTTATTGCGAATGGCTCCTCCAGACGACAATGCATCCGGCGTGACACTGTGCGCCTTCCGCGCGCCCGACCTGAAGGTCGGGCCTACAAGGTCTGCGAATGTATGCCCGACAGATGTAAGCCCGACCTTTAGGTCGGGCAACGAGGGCACTCGCTCCGATATACTCGACACCGACACTGACCACTCCTCATGTTCAAGCGCCAAACTGCCGGATCGGTCGTCTGCATTTCCTGCGGCTCGCTCGTCGGCGTGAACGACGCCCGTTGCTATACCTGCGGTCAGAGAAATCCGGGGCTCTGGGGCTACGCACCGCTCGTCCGAAATCTCGGCCGCGACGTGGGCTTCACGTCGCTGGTGATTGGGGCTTCAGTCGCGCTCTACGTGATCAGCTTGCTGTTGTCGGGCCCGAACATCCGCATGGGCGGCATGATGTCGTTTCTCGCGCCGAGCCTCGAGGCGCTCTTCTTGCTTGGCGCGAGCGGTGCCATGCCGGTCGTGTATGGCGGCGCGTGGTGGACGGTGCTGAGCGCAGGCTGGCTGCACGGCGGCTTGATACACATCTTGTTCAACGTGCTGTGGATACGGCAGCTCGCGCCGGCCACGGGCGAAGCCTTCGGCCCTGGACGGATGATCATCATCTACGTGGTGGCTGGTGCCTGCGGGTTCTTCTTGAGCAGCATGGCAGGCTATTACCTGGCGGCCATGCCGCTGTTCTTGGCTGGATCGCAGTTCACGGTGGGCGCCTCCGCTTCCATCTTCGGTCTCCTCGGTGCGCTGATGTGCTACGGGCGCCGCACGGGCAGCTCGATGATTCACCGTGAGGCCAAGCTGTATGCCGTCATGCTGTTCATCTTCGGCTTGATCATGCCGGGTGTGGACAACTACGCACACGCCGGCGGCTTCGTCGGGGGCTACGTCATAGCCGAGATGCTGAAGCCGCTCGAACCGGAGCGGGTGACGCACGTGCTGGTCGCGCTTGGGCTGCTGGTGACCACCCTCCTCGCAATCCTCGCCTCGGTGATCACCGGTGTGCAGGTTCTCGGCAGGTAGGGCGCGTTCGGCGAACGCCCTGGATGTGATCAAGACGGCCGACCATGTCATCGACCTGGGGCCAGACGGTGGGCACGGCGGCGGCGAGGTCGTCGCGACCGGCACGCCGGAGGAGATCGCCGCCTGCCCCGCATCGCACACCGGGGCATTCCTGAAGGCGCACCTCGCCAGATAGCCCCCTGGCGACGCGGGTGGGCGCTCAGACAACGGATCCCAGGGCGGCCTTCATCACAGCCGCCGCCTGAGAAAAGGGACCGAGGACCATTTCGGCAGTGAAAGGTACCCGGCTCGGGAGCTTTTTTCGGCGCTCTTGTGCGCCCGCCCCCCAATGCTCTAGTATTACGGTCGTGGCCGTATACGGTCGTGGCCGTATACGGTCGTGGCCATATACGGTCGTGACCGTATACGGTCGTGACCGTAATAGTAGGGGAGGGTGCCCTCGTGGCCCAGCTCGACGGCCCAATCATGGACCGGGAGGAAGAGGTCCAGCGGCTTCGTGCGCTGCTCACCAGAAAAGAACCGCAGCTCGTGCTGATGTACGGCCGGCGTCGGGTGGGGAAGACGTACCTTCTGAGTCGAGCCTGGAATGGTGAGAGAATCTCGACTTTCTATTTCACGGCTTCCGAGACTACGCCCGCACAGAACCGCCAGGCCTTGCTCGACGCGTTCGCCAGTTGGTCTGGTGAGAACGTTCATGCAGAGGACTATCCAACGTGGCGGAGCGTATTCCGGCTCCTGCTCGATCATCGCGCTCGCGAACGTCTCGTCATCACTATCGACGAGTTCCAGTACCTGGGGGAGAGCTCGAGAGACCTCAAGGCGGTGGCCTCCGAGCTCAATGCGGCCTGGGAGATGCGGCGCCCGGCTCGACCGATGTTATTCATCATTGCGGGATCCGCGGTCAGGACGCTCGAGAGCCTGAACGCTGGCGGATCGCCGCTCTACGGTCGCGTTGCCTGGCAAGCGCGGCTTCGCCCCTTCAACTATTGGTACGCCGGGCAGCTCTCTGGCTTCACGGACCTCCGCGATCGGGCATGCGCATACGGCATCTTCGGCGGTGTCCCCCGCTATCTGGCCCCCGTCGATCCAAGCCGCTCGTTGGCGAAGAACGTGACGGACCTCGTGCTCGCGCCGTCGGGCGAGGTGCGCGAACTGGTCCAGACGGCACTCCTTCAGGAACAGGGCCTCCGTGAAATCCCGAAGTACGCCGCCATCCTTCGCGCGATCGGTGCCGGACGCACCGACTTCAACGAGATTGCCCAGGGTACCGGTCTCGCCGCAGACTCCTCGCTCCGCGAGAAGATAGACCGTCTCATCGCGCTCGACTACGTCCGGTCGGGCCGCAATCTTGGGGCTGGGCCCAGGGAGCCGTATCGCTATCGTGTCTCTGATCCTGCGATGCGCTTCTACTACGATCTCGTTGCGCCATTCGAGAGCATGCTCGCCACCCAGAGCCCGGCCGCCGTCTGGCGGCAGCGTATCGTCCGAACGCTGGACACATATATGGGACTGATCTTCGAAGCCATCGCGGAAGAAGCGTTCTACCGCCTCGCCGAGCCCCTTGGCCTTCCCCTCGTGCGGGAATGGGGACGCTGGGAGGGGCGTGACCGCGAGCGACAACCGCTGGAGGTGGACATCGCCAGCTCCCTTCTGGATGGGCGGGTCATGACCGGAGCGGTGAAGTGGAATCGGAAGCCCCTGGATGTGGAGGTGCACACGAAGCATCTCAACATGCTCGATCGTCTCGCGGAAGCGGGGATTGGTTGGGCGCGTGATGCGCGTAAACCGACTGCTCCTCTCTTGTACGTTGCTGCTGGTGGGTTCACGGACCGCTTCCGCCGTGCAGCCCAGGCCACGAGGGATGAAGTCTATCTCTGGACGCTCGACGACCTGTACCAGACTGCGTAGGGAGAAAAAGGAACCGGGTACCTTTTTGGGACGGAAAAGGTACCCGGTTCCTTTTCTAGGCTGGCGGCCGGCGACGCTTCGTGGCCTGCTCGAACGCGTAGGCGATCTCGATCAGCTGCGGCTCGCTGCAAGCCATGCCGGTGAAGCTCACACCAAACGGCGAGGGCTTGGCGTCGAAGCCGGTAGGAAACGATGGCGTGGGAGCGTTGGGCACCATGCCAAACGGGACGATGACCGTCGGATAGCCAGGCTTGGCGGCGATTGCGGCGCCACGCGATGCAGGAAAGAGCAGCGCGTCGAGGCGATGCGCTTTCATTGCCGCGTCGATACCGCGCGTACCCGTGAGCGCGAGGTCCTTGGCTCGATCCGATTCATAGCGTGCGCGGTCCTTCTCGACGTCCATCTCATCGGAGATGTCGAGCTGCGCCTGGCCGTATTTGATCGCCGCCCGTGACGAGTGCTCGAGGTTGAAGATCCGAAGCTCCGTAA contains:
- a CDS encoding FAD-binding oxidoreductase, yielding DLAGEILRLCIALGGSITGEHGVGMEKRQFLGEMYGAADLACMQRLRHAIDPLEIANRGKMFAESVVADDSPSRHT
- a CDS encoding 4Fe-4S dicluster domain-containing protein; translation: MLHRIDVSQLGPQGDAMARAVATCVHCGFCLPACPTYRVLGEEMDSPRGRIFLMKGVLEGDVALSEVVPHVDRCLGCLACVPACPSGVAYGDLLTPFRAHVEPERARSVNERLRRALVLGTLPYAWRFRQAMRLGRFAGWLRAIVPRGLRPMLDMVPERLPPAQPLPSMHPAQGTRRARVALLAGCAQQVLAPEIGWAALRVLARAGVEVVVPPKQGCCGALAMHVGEADQARRLARRNLRAFPTDVDAIITTAAGCGSGMHEYSLLFKGLAEESDAERLASQVTDVTVFLEQLDLGDLPPLPAPLRVAYHDACHLVNAQGVSAAPRALLGRIPNLTLVKMPEPGMCCGSAGTYNIDQPEIAHELGQRKAKGALAADAQAVATGNIGCVMQLRTHLAALGARLPVYHTIEIVDRALTQGVRGQD
- the rfaD gene encoding ADP-glyceromanno-heptose 6-epimerase, which translates into the protein MVIVTGAAGFIGSNLVKALNARGETDIIAVDDPARGPAPVNLAGCRISDYLDKAEFVDRFVRGRVAGVRVLFHEGACSDTMETDRRYVMDNNLGYSRRLLEACTTQRIPLIYASSAAVYGRSDTFVESVEHERPLNLYGESKHLFDQVIRDVLREASGRPASQIVGLRYFNVYGPREAHKGRMASVAFHSFNQFRAEGRVKLFAAYGGFGPGQQMRDFVSVDDVVAVNLYFLDRPGLSGIFNVGTGVARPFNDVAATVVNALRRAEGDPPMSLDALVRDGLIEYISFPDGLRGTYQCFTQADIGRLRAAGYTAPFADVKQGVGRYCEWLLQTTMHPA
- a CDS encoding rhomboid family intramembrane serine protease — translated: MFKRQTAGSVVCISCGSLVGVNDARCYTCGQRNPGLWGYAPLVRNLGRDVGFTSLVIGASVALYVISLLLSGPNIRMGGMMSFLAPSLEALFLLGASGAMPVVYGGAWWTVLSAGWLHGGLIHILFNVLWIRQLAPATGEAFGPGRMIIIYVVAGACGFFLSSMAGYYLAAMPLFLAGSQFTVGASASIFGLLGALMCYGRRTGSSMIHREAKLYAVMLFIFGLIMPGVDNYAHAGGFVGGYVIAEMLKPLEPERVTHVLVALGLLVTTLLAILASVITGVQVLGR